One Peterkaempfera bronchialis DNA window includes the following coding sequences:
- a CDS encoding WhiB family transcriptional regulator, with the protein MDWRHRAVCREEDPELFFPIGNTGPALLQIEEAKAVCRRCPVMEQCLQWALETGQDAGVWGGMSEDERRAMKRRAARNRARTA; encoded by the coding sequence ATGGACTGGCGCCACCGCGCTGTCTGCCGGGAAGAGGACCCCGAGCTGTTCTTCCCGATCGGTAACACCGGTCCGGCGCTGCTTCAGATCGAGGAGGCCAAGGCCGTGTGCCGTCGGTGCCCGGTCATGGAGCAGTGCCTGCAGTGGGCCCTGGAGACCGGTCAGGACGCCGGCGTGTGGGGCGGCATGAGTGAGGACGAGCGTCGCGCGATGAAGCGCCGCGCCGCCCGGAACCGCGCCCGCACCGCCTGA